From the genome of Deinococcus sp. AJ005, one region includes:
- a CDS encoding type II/IV secretion system protein, whose protein sequence is MALSIGDRRLGAILLEQGYVNDGDLQKALVRHSEVGGRLAEILIDTGLVGEKRIARAIEEALGIPLVNLLAITPDPAAVAAIPAQTALNLQAIPFALENGVLRVALVDPLSSLALETLEDDSNLPIEPYQALREQVLWAVATHYPELGLTPVAPADFGEEGPGGQLGQALIARGLVTDAQLQVALDAQQQTGEALGNTLVAQKAITEDQLYELLAEQSDVIYLKNPRDFQPAEDVLGSMLRADALRLSAVPVDETDEHVVVVTSDPRKRDDIAALIGRPIQLILARPRDLEFLTERFYPQRGRLGEQMVQEGTLSRQQLREALQVQARAGKVKPLGEVILDLGFADASAIDSALQKQNVGGGRLEDTLVQSGKLSPEMLARSLAAQLGYEFLDPVQNPPDAKVALLIPEPTARRYGVVPVRLQGESLVIAMKDPRNVFALDDLKLITGRDIIPAVMAEKDIIRLIERYFGNQGMADLNQRLQTESLQREKDAKRGNDVDVNAGFDDNAVVKVVDGLIREAALQEASDIHIEPTEFSLRIRYRVDGILREQNELPKGAAQSILARIKIMGNLDISERRVPQDGRVRFKKGSIDIDLRLSTLPTVYGEKAVMRLLQKASNIPEVEQLGFSDHNFQRYLDVIDKPNGIFLITGPTGSGKSFTSFSTLKRIAKPEKNTTTIEDPVEYEIPGIIQTQVNPVAGLTFARALRAFLRQDPDIIFVGEIRDTETAKIAVEAALTGHLVLATLHTNDAPGAIVRLEEMGVEPFNISASVVGVLAQRLVRKVCPDCKAPTNADPDVLRRLGITDRDLRGAQLMRGAGCARCGGTGYKGRMGIHELMVVDEPLRVAIGTGKPATEIRDVALEKSGMKTLRQDGIEKALKGITTLEEVLAVTSN, encoded by the coding sequence ATGGCACTTTCTATCGGTGACCGCCGACTGGGCGCGATTCTGCTCGAACAGGGCTACGTCAACGACGGCGATCTGCAAAAGGCGCTGGTCCGCCACTCCGAAGTCGGCGGACGGCTGGCTGAGATTTTAATCGACACCGGGCTGGTGGGGGAAAAACGCATTGCGCGGGCCATCGAGGAAGCGCTGGGCATTCCGCTGGTCAACCTGCTGGCGATCACGCCGGACCCGGCAGCGGTGGCGGCGATCCCGGCCCAGACGGCGCTGAATTTGCAGGCCATCCCGTTTGCACTGGAAAACGGCGTGCTGCGTGTGGCCCTGGTCGACCCGCTGTCCAGTCTGGCGCTGGAAACGCTGGAGGACGACAGCAACCTGCCCATCGAGCCGTATCAGGCGCTGCGCGAGCAGGTACTGTGGGCGGTGGCCACACACTACCCAGAACTGGGACTGACCCCCGTCGCGCCCGCCGATTTTGGCGAGGAAGGGCCGGGCGGGCAACTGGGGCAGGCACTGATCGCACGCGGGCTGGTCACCGACGCGCAGCTTCAGGTGGCCCTGGACGCCCAGCAGCAGACTGGCGAGGCGCTGGGCAACACGCTGGTGGCCCAGAAGGCCATTACGGAAGACCAGCTCTATGAACTGCTGGCCGAGCAAAGCGACGTCATCTACCTGAAAAATCCGCGCGACTTCCAGCCCGCAGAGGACGTGCTGGGCAGCATGCTGCGGGCCGACGCTCTGCGCCTGTCCGCCGTGCCCGTCGACGAGACCGATGAACATGTGGTGGTGGTCACCAGTGACCCGCGCAAGCGTGATGACATCGCCGCGCTGATCGGGCGGCCCATCCAGCTCATCTTAGCGCGGCCCCGCGATCTGGAATTCCTGACCGAGCGCTTTTACCCTCAGCGTGGCCGTCTGGGCGAGCAGATGGTGCAGGAAGGCACCCTGTCGCGCCAGCAACTGCGTGAGGCGTTGCAGGTGCAGGCCCGCGCGGGCAAGGTCAAGCCGCTGGGCGAGGTCATTCTGGACCTGGGCTTTGCCGACGCCAGCGCGATCGACAGCGCCCTGCAAAAGCAGAACGTGGGCGGAGGACGCCTGGAAGACACCCTGGTGCAGTCGGGCAAACTGTCGCCGGAGATGCTGGCGCGCTCGCTGGCCGCGCAACTGGGCTACGAATTCCTTGATCCAGTCCAGAATCCCCCAGACGCCAAGGTGGCCCTGCTGATCCCTGAACCCACCGCACGGCGCTACGGCGTGGTGCCGGTCCGGTTGCAGGGCGAGTCGCTGGTCATCGCCATGAAGGACCCGCGCAACGTGTTTGCGCTGGACGATCTGAAATTGATCACCGGGCGCGACATCATTCCCGCCGTGATGGCGGAAAAGGACATCATCCGGCTGATCGAGCGCTACTTCGGCAACCAGGGCATGGCGGACCTGAACCAGCGCCTCCAGACCGAGTCCCTGCAACGCGAGAAGGATGCCAAACGCGGCAACGACGTCGACGTGAACGCCGGATTCGACGACAACGCCGTGGTCAAGGTGGTGGACGGCCTAATCCGCGAGGCGGCCTTGCAGGAAGCCAGCGACATCCACATCGAACCCACCGAATTCAGCCTGCGTATCCGCTACCGCGTGGACGGCATCCTGCGCGAGCAGAACGAGCTGCCCAAGGGGGCCGCACAGAGCATCCTGGCACGCATCAAGATCATGGGTAACCTCGACATTTCCGAGCGGCGGGTGCCGCAGGACGGACGCGTGCGTTTCAAGAAGGGCAGCATCGACATCGATCTGCGTCTGTCCACCCTGCCCACTGTCTACGGCGAGAAAGCCGTGATGCGACTGCTCCAGAAGGCCAGCAACATCCCCGAAGTCGAACAACTGGGCTTCAGCGACCACAACTTCCAGCGCTACCTGGACGTGATCGACAAGCCCAACGGCATCTTCCTGATCACCGGGCCGACGGGTTCGGGCAAGTCGTTTACCAGTTTTTCCACCCTCAAGCGCATCGCCAAGCCCGAGAAGAACACCACCACCATCGAGGACCCGGTGGAATACGAGATTCCCGGCATCATCCAGACCCAGGTCAACCCGGTGGCGGGCCTGACGTTTGCCCGCGCCCTGCGCGCCTTTTTGCGGCAGGACCCCGACATTATCTTCGTGGGGGAAATCCGGGACACCGAAACGGCCAAGATTGCCGTGGAAGCCGCCCTGACTGGTCACCTGGTGTTGGCGACGCTGCACACCAACGACGCACCCGGTGCCATCGTGCGCCTGGAGGAAATGGGCGTGGAGCCGTTCAATATCAGCGCCTCGGTGGTGGGCGTGCTGGCCCAGCGCCTGGTCCGCAAGGTCTGCCCCGACTGTAAGGCCCCCACCAACGCGGACCCGGACGTGCTGCGCCGACTGGGCATCACCGACCGCGACCTGCGCGGCGCACAACTGATGCGCGGCGCGGGCTGTGCGCGTTGCGGCGGCACCGGCTACAAGGGCCGCATGGGCATCCACGAGCTGATGGTGGTGGACGAACCGCTGCGTGTGGCCATCGGGACAGGCAAGCCTGCCACCGAAATCCGCGACGTGGCCCTGGAGAAGAGCGGCATGAAAACCCTGCGCCAGGACGGGATCGAGAAGGCCCTCAAGGGCATCACCACCCTGGAAGAAGTGCTGGCTGTGACCAGCAATTAG
- a CDS encoding type IV pilus twitching motility protein PilT, with translation MTQPSADITDILRTAAEKGASDVILTVGMAPQFKIDGVYGPQGFADLVPTETRKLMYSMMNEKQQRTFEERRELDFSFALGDRARFRVNCFMQRGNVGGVMRLIPTKIKSAAEMGLPQSVVDIANAPRGLVLVTGPTGSGKSTTLAAMLDYINANKKLHIVTIEDPIEFMHSHKQSIVNQREVGSDTMSFENALRAALRQAPDVILVGEMRDHETIKAAVTAAETGHLVMGTLHTNSAPESIDRIVDVFPEEQQEQIRVQLANNLVAVMTQQLLPRLDGQGRILAYELLIANPAVRALIREGKTYQITSVMQTGAREGMVTMDAFLANLYRRRMITFDVGASRSVDPKEFARLANDAGGASAGNQPQAGYSPPPVSSATGKSTNWAEPGRAAATSTPETGSYGGAASLGRSKR, from the coding sequence ATGACCCAGCCCTCCGCCGACATCACCGACATCCTGCGAACCGCCGCCGAGAAGGGCGCGTCCGACGTGATCCTGACCGTGGGCATGGCCCCGCAGTTCAAGATCGACGGCGTGTACGGCCCGCAAGGTTTCGCCGATCTGGTGCCCACCGAGACCCGCAAGCTGATGTACTCGATGATGAACGAGAAACAGCAGCGCACCTTCGAGGAACGCCGCGAGCTGGACTTTTCTTTCGCGCTGGGGGACCGCGCCCGCTTCCGCGTCAACTGCTTCATGCAGCGCGGCAACGTGGGCGGCGTGATGCGCCTGATTCCCACCAAGATCAAGAGCGCCGCCGAGATGGGACTGCCACAGAGCGTCGTCGATATCGCCAACGCGCCGCGCGGGCTGGTGCTGGTCACCGGGCCGACGGGTTCGGGGAAAAGCACCACGCTGGCGGCCATGCTGGATTACATCAACGCCAACAAGAAACTGCATATCGTGACCATCGAAGACCCCATCGAGTTCATGCACTCACACAAGCAGAGCATCGTCAACCAGCGCGAGGTCGGCTCGGACACCATGAGCTTTGAAAATGCCCTGCGCGCGGCGCTGCGTCAGGCCCCCGACGTGATCCTGGTGGGGGAAATGCGTGACCACGAGACGATCAAGGCCGCCGTGACCGCTGCCGAAACCGGGCATCTGGTGATGGGCACGCTGCACACCAACAGTGCCCCGGAATCCATCGACCGAATCGTGGACGTGTTCCCCGAAGAGCAGCAGGAACAGATCCGGGTGCAGCTCGCCAACAACCTGGTGGCGGTGATGACCCAGCAGTTGCTGCCGCGTCTGGACGGGCAGGGCCGTATCCTGGCCTACGAGCTGCTGATCGCCAATCCCGCCGTGCGCGCCCTGATCCGCGAGGGCAAAACGTACCAGATCACCAGCGTGATGCAGACTGGCGCACGCGAGGGCATGGTGACGATGGACGCCTTTCTGGCCAACCTGTACCGCCGCCGTATGATCACCTTCGATGTGGGGGCCTCACGTTCCGTCGATCCCAAGGAATTTGCCCGCCTTGCCAACGACGCCGGGGGGGCTTCCGCCGGGAACCAGCCACAGGCTGGCTACAGCCCGCCGCCTGTCTCGTCTGCAACGGGCAAAAGTACCAACTGGGCCGAGCCGGGAAGGGCCGCAGCCACCAGCACGCCAGAAACCGGAAGCTACGGCGGCGCGGCCAGTCTGGGCAGAAGCAAGCGCTGA